A region of Vitis riparia cultivar Riparia Gloire de Montpellier isolate 1030 chromosome 1, EGFV_Vit.rip_1.0, whole genome shotgun sequence DNA encodes the following proteins:
- the LOC117916688 gene encoding potassium transporter 6-like, which translates to MMDLEGGVHANHAKKESWRAVLTLAYQSLGVVYGDLSTSPLYVYKSTFAEDIQHSETNEEIYGVLSFVFWTLTLVPLLKYVFIVLKADDNGEGGTFALYSLLCRHARVNSLPNCQSADEELSEYKKDGAGSTETPNFGSRLKSALEKHRVLQRFLLVLALIGTCMVIGDGVLTPAISVFSAVSGLELSMEKEHHKYVEVPAACIILIGLFALQHYGTHRVGFLFAPVVVTWLFCISAIGLYNIFHWNPHVYRALSPYYMYTFLKKTQRGGWMSLGGILLCITGSEAMFADLGHFSQLSIKIAFTSVVYPSLILAYMGQAAYLSQHHLIGSDYRIGFYVSVPEKLRWPVLVIAILAAVVGSQAIITGTFSIIKQCSALGCFPRVKIVHTSSKIHGQIYIPEINWILMLLCLAVTIGFRDTNRLGNASGLAVITVMLVTTCLMSLVIVLCWHQSVFFAIGFIFFFGTIEALYFSASLIKFLEGAWVPIALAFIFLIVMYVWHYGTLKKYEFDVQNKISINWLLSLGPSLGIVRVRGIGIIHTELVSGIPAIFSHFVTNLPAFHQVLVFLCIKSVPVPHVRPEERFLVGHIGPREFRLYRCIVRYGYRDVHKDDLDFEKDLVCSVAESIRSGKVGINGLDDNSEKDEEKMTVVGSSSTHPEGIKMCDDDADNAQVAGTSELKEIRSPTVGRPRKRVRFIVPESPKIDRGAREELQELMEAREAGIAYILGHSYVKAKPGSSMVKKLVINYGYDFLRRNSRGPSYALCVPHASTLEVGMNYLV; encoded by the exons ATGATGGATCTGGAGGGTGGGGTTCATGCGAATCATGCTAAG AAGGAATCGTGGAGGGCTGTTTTGACCTTAGCGTACCAGAGTCTAGGCGTTGTGTATGGGGATTTGAGCACTTCTCCTTTGTATGTCTACAAGAGCACTTTCGCTGAAGACATTCAACACTCGGAGACGAACGAAGAGATTTATGGGGTTTTGTCTTTCGTTTTCTGGACTCTGACTTTGGTTCCTCTGCTCAAATACGTATTCATTGTTCTCAAAGCCGACGATAATGGTGAAGGAGGGACCTTTGCGCTTTACTCGTTGCTCTGTCGACACGCCCGAGTCAACTCATTGCCCAATTGTCAGTCTGCTGATGAGGAGCTCTCAGAATACAAGAAGGATGGTGCTGGGTCAACCGAAACTCCAAATTTCGGGTCAAGATTGAAGTCTGCACTAGAGAAGCATAGGGTGTTGCAGAGATTTTTGCTGGTTCTGGCCTTGATTGGGACTTGCATGGTGATTGGTGATGGAGTCCTCACGCCTGCCATTTCTG TTTTTTCTGCGGTGTCGGGCCTCGAGCTTTCAATGGAGAAAGAGCATCACAAAT ATGTAGAAGTTCCAGCTGCATGCATCATACTGATAGGCTTGTTTGCTCTCCAACATTATGGTACCCACAGGGTTGGATTCTTATTTGCACCTGTGGTAGTCACATGGCTTTTTTGTATCAGTGCGATtggtttatataatatttttcactGGAACCCTCATGTGTATCGAGCACTGTCTCCATACTACATGTACacatttttgaagaaaactcAAAGAGGAGGTTGGATGTCCTTGGGGGGAATCCTGTTGTGTATAACTG GTTCAGAAGCTATGTTTGCTGATCTTGGGCACTTTTCACAGTTATCAATCAAG ATTGCTTTCACCTCTGTCGTATATCCATCCTTGATTCTTGCATATATGGGACAGGCTGCTTATCTATCTCAACATCATCTCATTGGAAGTGATTACCGGATTGGATTTTATGTTTCTGTACCAG AGAAACTAAGATGGCCAGTTCTGGTAATAGCCATACTTGCTGCGGTAGTGGGAAGCCAAGCTATTATCACTGGAACTTTCTCAATCATCAAACAATGCTCTGCTCTAGGTTGCTTTCCTAGAGTCAAAATAGTTCACACATCATCCAAAATACATGGCCAGATTTACATCCCAGAGATCAACTGGATCTTAATGCTGTTATGCTTGGCTGTTACTATTGGTTTCAGAGACACAAACCGCTTGGGTAATGCATCTG GTTTGGCGGTTATAACTGTGATGCTAGTCACCACCTGCCTAATGTCTCTAGTTATTGTACTGTGTTGGCACCAGAGTGTCTTCTTTGCAATTGGCTTCATATTCTTCTTTGGCACGATTGAAGCTCTCTACTTTTCAGCTTCTCTCATCAAGTTCCTTGAAGGTGCATGGGTTCCTATTGCACTTGCTTTCATCTTTCTGATAGTCATGTATGTCTGGCACTATGGCACGCTAAAGAAATACGAGTTTGATGTCCAAAACAAGATCTCCATCAACTGGCTACTGAGCTTGGGTCCCAGCCTGGGCATTGTACGGGTTCGTGGGATTGGCATCATACACACTGAGCTTGTGTCTGGAATCCCTGCAATTTTCTCGCACTTTGTCACCAACCTTCCAGCTTTCCACCAGGTCCTAGTCTTTCTCTGCATTAAATCTGTCCCAGTTCCACATGTTAGACCTGAGGAACGGTTCCTTGTGGGTCATATTGGTCCGAGAGAGTTCAGACTCTATAGGTGTATTGTGCGATATGGTTATCGTGATGTTCACAAAGATGACTTGGATTTTGAGAAGGATCTGGTATGTAGCGTAGCAGAGTCTATCAGGTCGGGGAAAGTGGGAATCAATGGTCTGGATGACAATTCAGAGAAGGATGAAGAGAAAATGACAGTAGTTGGGTCATCTTCTACACATCCAGAAGGGATTAAAATGTGTGATGATGATGCTGACAATGCACAGGTGGCTGGAACATCAGAGCTTAAAGAGATCCGGTCTCCAACAGTGGGCCGACCAAGGAAGAGGGTTAGGTTTATAGTACCCGAGAGTCCAAAGATTGACAGGGGTGCAAGGGAGGAGCTGCAGGAACTGATGGAGGCTAGGGAGGCTGGGATCGCTTACATTCTGGGTCACTCATATGTGAAAGCAAAGCCAGGGTCTAGCATGGTGAAGAAGCTTGTGATTAATTACGGGTATGATTTTCTGAGGAGGAACTCTCGGGGGCCCTCCTATGCACTATGTGTACCCCATGCTTCTACACTGGAGGTGGGGATGAACTACCTTGTCTGA